Below is a window of Luteitalea sp. DNA.
AAACGTGATCTCCTCGAGCGGGAGATCCGTGACGTTGTCAACGGGAGTCATCAGGCGGAATCTCTCGAGTCCGCGTGCGCCAGTGCCTACCGTGTAGACTCCGGTCCGGGTGCCGTAGCGGCCGGTCATCAGCGCCGCCCGCGTCGGAGTGCAGTTCGGATTCGCATACGCCGCGGTGAAGCGGATGCCTTCGCGGGCCAGGCGGTCGATGTTCGGCGTCTCGTAATACCTGCTGCCGTACGAGCCGAGATCCGTCCAACCGAGATCGTCCGCGACGATCAGCACGATATTTGTCGGCCGTTGTCGTTCGACGCCGACGGTCGGACTCGGCCGGCTCTGCCCGCGGGCCCCACAGCCGGTGAGAACAGCGATGAGCGCCATGCAGCATGCCGCGCGTCGGAATTGACACCACATCCCTCGGTACATACGTCAGTGACGGCGCTTCCGCTTGCCCCGGGCGATCTCGGTCGCAAGCGCCTCGAGACGCGGCTCCCACAATCGCCGGAATCGGTCGAGCCAGGAGTTGACTTCCTGCAGTGGCGCGGCGTCCACCGCGTAGACACGGCGCGGTCCGTCGATACGGACAGTGGCGAACCCGCTCTCGCGAAGCACGCGGAGATGCTGCGACACCGCGGACTGTGTGATGCGGAACTCGCGCTGCACGACCGCGACAATGTCCCCCGAGGAGTGCTCCCCGTCGGCGAGCAGCTCCAGGATGCGACGTCGGACGGGATCCCCAAGAACGTCGAACGCGTGCATCAGCTGTTCGCTGGAGCTTGGCTCTCGCCAGGCGACGTCAATCTTCATCATCGGTACCTCCGAAAGGGAACCACGCGGCCGATGATGCAGCAACAGCTTATATAAGTCAATACTAATGATGCGAACGGCGTCACCGTCCCCCTGCCTGAGCGTCGGCGGCATCGATGAATACGTCGAGCTGCTGTCCCACGAAGAGCGGCAGGTCCTCTTGTTCGACACGATAGACGACCTGGAGAACGCGCGTGTCGACTCGTTCAGTGCTCTCGCCGGTCAGCGATCGCTTCGGCACGACGAACGGCTCGAGCCGCACGAACTGGAGCGGCGTCGAGCGCTCCGCGTTCCCGCGCACGTGTCCCACGGCCGGTGCACCAGGTACTCGGTCTTCGGATCCATGACCCAGACCTCGGCGTCCGTCACGTCGAGGACCTGATTGCCCGTGCGTTTCATGATGCCGGCGAAGATCGAGGTCTGGTTCTCCAGGAGGAAGGTGCAGAACGCAATGGCAAAGACCAGGCCGAAGTACTTGGCCCGATCACCGGTCAGCATGCGAAGAGCGACGAAGTTCATATATTCACCATATGATTTCTATCATATTGTATGCATCGTAGCTAGGTCACGGCGGCAGTGTCAAGCGTCGCGTGGCTGACGCGGCCCCCGGCCTTGTCCGGGTGTGCTTTCACACCATATGATGATGATCATGAATGGAGGCAACTGATGCCTTGGCCAAAGGACCACAAGTCCCGAACGCGCGATCGGATCGTGCAAGCGGCGTCGGCGGCGTTCCGTGCGCGCGGGCTGTCCGAGGTCCGAGTGGAGGACGTCTGCGCTGGCGCGGGGCTGACACACGGCGGCTTCTACGCCCATTTCTCGTCGAAGGACGACCTGCTGGGCGCGGCCTTGGAGCATGCAAGCGGTCAGACCATCGAGCTACTCTCGAAAGCGCTCGAGTCCATCCCGCCGGAGCGTCGCCTCCATGCGATGATTGATGCATACTTGAGCCCGGAGCACGCCGTGCATCCCGAACGCGGCTGTCCCGTCGCAGCCCTCGGTCCCGAGGTCGCGCGTGTCAGCGGAAGGCGACGGCGCGATCTCGCTCACGCCGTGCGCCAGCGGCTCGACTGGATGCGTGGCTTCTTCCCGACGCGGCGCCGCGACGAGCTCAGGGAAGAGCAAGCCATCGGAACGCTGGCGTGCATGGTAGGTGGGTTGGTGATGGCACGGCTCGTCGGCGGCAAGGAGTCGGCTGCGCTCCTCGAGGCATGCCGAGATTTTCTACACCGCACGCTCCGCGAGGCCCCAGGATGACGATTCGATTCATTGCCGCGCTCGCTCTCGCTGTCCTCCTTTCGTCCTCCTCTCCACCCCTCGCCGCGCCGGCAGCCCACCGGATGGTCGTGAACGCCGACCTCGGACGAGACACCATCAGCCGCCACCTCTACGGCCATTTCGCGGAGCATCTCGGGCGAGGGATCTAC
It encodes the following:
- a CDS encoding metalloregulator ArsR/SmtB family transcription factor; this translates as MHAFDVLGDPVRRRILELLADGEHSSGDIVAVVQREFRITQSAVSQHLRVLRESGFATVRIDGPRRVYAVDAAPLQEVNSWLDRFRRLWEPRLEALATEIARGKRKRRH
- a CDS encoding TetR family transcriptional regulator: MPWPKDHKSRTRDRIVQAASAAFRARGLSEVRVEDVCAGAGLTHGGFYAHFSSKDDLLGAALEHASGQTIELLSKALESIPPERRLHAMIDAYLSPEHAVHPERGCPVAALGPEVARVSGRRRRDLAHAVRQRLDWMRGFFPTRRRDELREEQAIGTLACMVGGLVMARLVGGKESAALLEACRDFLHRTLREAPG